From the genome of Oncorhynchus gorbuscha isolate QuinsamMale2020 ecotype Even-year linkage group LG18, OgorEven_v1.0, whole genome shotgun sequence:
cagtgactccttcaatctagtgtctatgatgctgatatctcaccacttcatcctacagtgactccttcaatcttgtgtctatgatgatgatatctcaccacttcatcctacagtgactccttcaatctagtgtctatgatgatgatatctcaccacttcatcctacagtgactccttcaatctagtgtctatgatgatgatatctcaccacttcatcctacagtgactccttcaatctagtgtctatgatgatgatgatgatatctcaccacttcatcctacagtgactccttcaatctagtgtctatgatgctgatatctcaccacttcatcctacagtgactccttcaatctagtgtctatgatgatgatatctcaccacttcatcctacagtgactcctttaatctagtgtctatgatgatgatgatatctcaccacttcatcatacagtgactcctttaatctagtgtctatgatgctgatatctcaccacttcatcctacagtgactccttcaatctagtgtctatgatgatgatgatatctcaccacttcatcctacagtgactcctttaatctagtgtctatgatgatgatgatatctcaccacttcatcctacagtgactccttcaatcttgtgtctatgatgctgatatctcaccacttcatcctccagtgactccttcaatcttgtgtctatgatgctgatatctcaccacttcatcctacagtgactccttcaatcttgtgtctatgatgctgatatctcaccacttcatcctccagtgactccttcaatcttgtgtctatgatgctgatatctcaccacttcatcctacagtgactccttcaatcttgtgtctatgatgctgatatctcaccacttcatcctacagtgactccttcaatcttgtgtctatgatgctgatatctcaccacttcaccctacagtgactcctttaatctagtgtctatgatgatgatgatatctcaccacttcatcatacagtgactcctttaatctagtgtctatgatgctgatatctcaccacttcatcctacagtgactccttcaatctagtgtctatggtgatgatatctcaccacttcgtcctacagtgactccttcaatctagtgtctatgatgatgatgatgatatctcaccacttcatgctacagtgactccttcaatctagtgtctatgatgctgatatctcaccacttcatcctacagtgactcctttaatctagtgtctatgatgatgatatctcaccacttcatcatacagtgactcctttaatctagtgtctatgatgctgatatctcaccacttcatcctacagtgactccttcaatctagtgtctatgatgatgatgatatctcaccacttcatcctacagtgactcctttaatctagtgtctatgatgatgatgatatctcaccacttcatcctacagtgactcctttaatctagtgtctatgatgatgatgatatctcaccacttcatcctccagtgactcctttaatctagtgtctatgatgctgatatctcaccacttcatcctacagtgactccttcaatctagtgtctatgatgatgatgatgatatctcaccacttcatcctacagtgactccttcaatctagtgtctatgatgctgatatatcaccacttcatcctacagtgactcctttaatctagtgtctatgatgatgatgatatctcaccacttcatcatacagtgactcctttaatctagtgtctatgatgctgatatctcaccacttcatcctacagtgactccttcaatctagtgtctatggtgatgatatctcaccacttcgtcctacagtgactccttcaatctagtgtctatgatgatgatgatgatatctcaccacttcatgctacagtgactccttcaatctagtgtctatgatgctgatatctcaccacttcatcctacagtgactcctttaatctagtgtctatgatgatgatatctcaccacttcatcatacagtgactcctttaatctagtgtctatgatgctgatatctcaccacttcatcctacagtgactccttcaatctagtgtctatgatgatgatgatatctcaccacttcatcctacagtgactcctttaatctagtgtctatgatgatgatgatatctcaccacttcatcctacagtgactcctttaatctagtgtctatgatgatgatgatatctcaccacttcatcctccagtgactcctttaatctagtgtctatgatgctgatatctcaccacttcatcctacagtgactccttcaatctagtgtctatgatgatgatgatgatatctcaccacttcatcctacagtgactccttcaatctagtgtctatgatgctgatatatcaccacttcatcctacagtgactccttcaatctagtgtctatgatgatgatgatgatatctcaccacttcatcctacagtgactccttcaatctagtgtctatgatgctgatatctcaccacttcatcctacagtgactccttcaatctagtgtctatgatgatgatatctcaccacttcatcctacagtgactcctttaatctagtgtccatgatgatgatgatatctcaccacttcatcatacagtgactcctttaatctagtgtctatgatgctgatatctcaccacttcatcctacagtgactccttcaatctagtgtctatgatgatgatgatatctcaccacttcatcctacagtgactcctttaatctagtgtctatgatgatgatgatatctcaccacttcatcctacagtgactcctttaatctagtgtctatgatgatgatgatatctcaccacttcatcctccagtgactcctttaatctagtgtctatgatgctgatatctcaccacttcatcctacagtgactccttcaatcttgtgtctatgatgctgatatctcaccacttcatcctacagtgactccttcaatcttgtgtctatgatgctgatatctcaccacttcatcctacagtgactccttcaatcttgtgtctatgatgctgatatctcaccacttcatcctacagtgactccttcaatcttgtgtctatgatgctgatatctcaccacttcatcctccagtgactccttcaatcttgtgtctatgatgctgatatctcaccacttcatcctacagtgactccttcaatcttgtgtctatgatgctgatatctcaccacttcatcctacagtgactccttcaatcttgtgtctatgatgctgatatctcaccacttcatcctccagtgactccttcaatcttgtgtctatgatgctgatatctcaccacttcatcctacagtgactccttcaatcttgtgtctatgatgctgatatctcaccacttcatcctacagtgactccttcaatcttgtgtctatgatgctgatatctcaccacttcaccctacagtgactcctttaatctagtgtctatgatgatgatgatatctcaccacttcatcctacagtgactcctttaatctagtgtctatgatgatgatatctcaccacttcatcctacagtgactccttcaatctagtgttTATGATGCTGATATCTCCCCACTTCGTCCTACAGCGACtcctttaatctagtgtctatgatgatgatgatgatatctcaccacttcgtCATCCTCCACCAGCACCATGTCGTAGGCGCTCAGAGCAGCGATGAAGATAATACAGGTCACTCCCTCAAAACAGTGGATCCATTTCTTCCTCTCTGAGCGCTGGCCGCCCACGTCAAACATCCTgcaggacagcgagagagagagacagatgtcaATGTTGATCGCCAAtgttattactatattattacaaTGGTCATCTATGCTCATTAGATTTCTTAAAGATAATTGTTGCTTTTCAATGTTTTTGTGATTCTGATCAATGGGGATTAATGCGGGTATAATTGTCTTGCGTTGTGTTTGTAGCCTCACCTGAAGTTGAGATCTTTTAAGCCAAACTGGGTCTCTATGATACCAGTGGTCTTTACCCTGGATCGCAACATGTCCTGTTCAGTGGGGATATATCCAGGCTGGACCAGCCTCTCCAAGtcattcagatagctaggtgggacaccgagagagagagtggttacTTCCTACTCAGTAGGGGTATATCCAGGCTGGACCAGCCTCTCCAAGTCATTCAGGAAGCTAGGTGGGACATGGTGAGGTTATAtcctgctcagtgaggatatatCCAGCCTCAGATAGTTAGCTGGGACACGGAGAGAGTGGTTATGAAAAACAACCTACCTTAATCTGGTTCATCAACAGACTAGTAAGAGAGAACAAAGCTCTTAGGGgctagtttcccagacacataccCTGGTgctggactaaaaagcattcaCAATGGAGATCCTACATTCAAAGAGCGTTTTAGTCCAGGATTTAACTTaatatgtgtctgggaaacaagcCCTTTGTGGATATGATGGTGTGCTGTCATGGGGAAAAGGGAACGGGGATGGGGTTGATCCAGTCCAGGAGATTGAACCTACTATCCAGCAGAGTCGTTAAGCTGGTACTCAGAGGCCCTGTCGTAGCATGCCTGGATACCAGTGTCCTTCCACAGCCGGATGATGATGTCAGACAGCTCCTTGGGCATGGAGCCCTCCTCAATGGTGTCTGCTAGATGCATGAGCTTCCTGGAGTCGTCCTACAAACCAACACACGCAGACACAAGCAAGTACAAAATCATACCTCCACACTTATATTGCGTACTATACCCAGTCTGACAAAGGAACATCATATCCCAAATAATATGATGCCTGGCTTGGTTATGTTATGTAACCATCTGTCGGAATAGTGTTCTATAGAACAACGTTTCCCAAACTTGGTTCTGGGTGCACGGTTTgggttttgccctagcactacacagctgatgcaaATAATCAAAGCATGATGACGAGTTGGATATTTtagtcagctgtgtagtgctagggcaaaaaccaaaacgtgctcCAGGATCGAGTTTGGGAACCCTGCAGTAGACAGTCAGTAACTACCTGCTGAGCGGAGTCACCATAGCCAATGTTGAGTTGAGTCATACCCTTTACAATAGCCATGATGGACTGAAGGGTATTGCTGTAGATGATGGTGACAAACTCCATAGACTCCTCAAGAGAATAACCATCTTGATGGATAATTCTGTTGTGAGAAAACAAGATTCCACAAATTAATTTGATTGTTGAGACACTGATCCTTTTATGACATTTAAATTGGTACAATAGAGTTACTAGACTCACTTCATCTGTTTCACGATTGTGCTCTTTCCTGATTCTCCAGCACCTATATGCACAAAAGTGAGGAAAACAGTACACTTATTTAGATCtcaggtactgtatatataaatgacAGCCTGTGGTAGGAGACCATTATCTGGGCATGGCAAGGTCTTGGGAGGGTGTAGATCAGTCTCTATAGAAGTAGGCATCACATTTAAAGTACCAAACATGACCACTTGGCTGCAGTGTTAAACTATCTTAGACCTGGATTACAAAAACTAGGGGCAAACAAGGTCACAAAGTGTACTCCCTTATTCTATTTCACTTTTCTTTAACATTCTTCTGCTACTATTCCCACCATTTTCTTTCCTGACTTGTTATGGTCCTCCCTGTTGAGTTGGTGTGTACATTGGCCCACAGAGGAGCCACACAAGGGCACCAAGCTCATTACTCCTGTCCTAAACCCCTTCAAAGCTGATGTCAGGAAGAACTTTCTATATCCCTGACCTATGTTGTCACAGAGATGCAGTATGACTCACTTTGCTGCTGCACCCTCTACAACTGTCATGGTTATTATTCTCTCCTGCTTCCCATCTATATCCATCATGGTTATTATTCTCTCCTGCTTCCCATCTATATCCATCATGGTTATTATTCTCTCCTGCTTCCCATCTATATCCATCATGGTTATTATTCTCTCCTGCTTCCCATCTATATCCATCATGGTTATTATTCTCTCCTGCTTCCCATCTATATCCATCATGGTTATTATTCTCTCCTGCTTCCCCTCTATATCCATCATGGTTATTATTCTCTCCTGCTTCCCATCTATATCCATCATGGTTATTATTCTCTCCTGCTTCCCAACTATATCCATCATGGTTATTATTCTCTCCTGCTTCCCATCTATATCCATCATGGTTATTATTCTCTCCTGCTTCCCATCTATATCCATCATGGTTATTATTCTCTCCTGCTTCCCAACTATATCCATCATGGTTATTATTCTCTCCTGCTTCCCCTCTATATCCATCATGGTTATTATTCTCTCCTGCTTCCCATCTATATCCATCATGGTTATTATTCTCTCCTGCTTCCCATCTATATCCATCATGGTTATTATTCTCTCCTGCTTCCCAACTATATCCATCATGGTTATTATTCTCTCCTGCTTCCCATCTATATCCATCATGGTTATTATTCTCTCCTGCTTCCCATCTATATCCATCATGGTTATTATTCTCTCCTGCTCCCCTCTATATCCATCATGGTTATTAGTTGAGCCTGCTGCCCCTCAACAGCCATCATGGTTATTAGTTGACCCTGCTGCCCCTCAACAGCCATCATGGTTATTAGTTGACCCTGCTGCACCTCTACAGTCATCATGGTTATTAATTGGCCCTGATGCCCCTCTATATCCATCATGATTATTAGTTGGCTCTGCTGCCCCTCTATATCCATCATGATTATTAGTTGGCCCTGCTGCCCCTCTATATCCATCATGGTTATTAGTTGACCCTGCTGCCCTTCTTCAGCCATCATAGCTATTAGTTGACCCTGCTGTCCCTCTACAGCCATCATGGTTAATCGTTGACCCTGCTTCCCCTCAACAGCCATCATGGTTATTAGTTGGCCCTGCTGCCCCTCTCGACAGCCATCATGGTTATTAGTTGACCCTGCTGCCCCTCTACAGCCATCATGGTTATTAATCTGCCCTGCTGCCCCTCTATATCCATCATGGTTATTTGTTGACCCTGCTGCCCTTCTACAGCCATCATGGTTATTAGTTTGCCCTGCTGCCCCTCTACAGCCATCATGGTTATAATTCTCTCCTGCTGTCCCACTACAAACATTATGGTTATTAGTTGACCCTGCTGCTCCTCTATATCCATCATGGTTATTAGTTGACCCTGCTGCCCCTCTACAGCCATCATGGTTATTAATTGGCCCTGCTGCCCCTCCATATCCATCATGGTTATTAGTTGAAATTGCTGCCCCTCTACAGCCGTCATGGTTATTAATTGGCCCTGCTGCCCCTCTATATCAATCATGGTTATTAGTTGACACTGCTGCCCCTCTATATCCATCATGGTTATTAGTTGAACCTGCTGCCCCTCTACAGCCATCATGGTTATTAGTTGGCCCTGCTTGCCCCTCAACAGCCATCATAGCTATTACTTGACCCTGCTGTCCCTCTACAGCCATCATGGTTATTCGTTGACCCTGCTGCCCCTCAACAGCCATCATGGTTATTAGTTGGCCCTGCTGCCCCCCTCGACAGCCATCATGGTTATTAGTTGACCCTGCTGCCCTTCTTCAGCCATCATAGCTATTAGTTGACCCTGCTGTCCCTCTACAGCCATCATGGTTAATCGTTGACCCTGCTGCCCCTCAACAGCCATCATGGTTATTAGTTGGCCCTGCTGCCCCTCTACAGCCATCATGGTTATAATTCTCTCCTGCTGTCCCACTACAGACATTATGGTTATTAGTTGACCCTGCTGCCCCTCAACAGCCATAATGGTTATTAGTTGGCCCTGCTGCCACTCTATAGCCATCATGGTTATTAGTTGACCCTGCTGCCACTCTATAGCCATCATGGTTATTAGTTGGCCCTGCTGCCCCTCTACAGACATCATGGTTATTAGTTGACCCTGCTGCCCCTCTACAGCCATCATGGTTATTAATCTGCCCTGCTGCCCCTCTATATCCATCATGGTTATTAGTTGACCCTGCTGCCCTTCTACAGCCATCATGGTTATTAGTTTCCCCTGCTGCCCCTCTATAGCCATCATTGTTATTAGTTGACCCTGCTGCCCCTCTACCGCCATCAAATTATTAGTTGACCCTGTTGCCCCTCTATAGCCATCATGGTTATTAGTTGACCCTGCTGACACTCTATAGCCATCATGGTTATTAGTTGGCCCTGCTGCCCCTCTTCAGCCATCATGGTTATTAGTTGACCCTGCTGTACCTCTACAGTCATCATGGTTAATTAGTTGGCCCTGATGCCCCTCTATATCCATCATGATTATTAGTTGGCCCTGCTGCCCCTTTATATCCATCATGAGTATTAGTTGACCCTGCTGCCCTTCTTCAGCCATCATAGCTATTAGTTGACCCTGCTGCCCCTCTTCAGCCATCATGGTTAATCGTTGACCCTGCTGCCCCTCAACAGCCATCATGGTTATTAGTTGGCCCTGCTGCCCCTCTTCAGCCATCATGGTTATAATTCTCTCCTGCTGTCCCACTACAAACATTATGGTTATTAGTTGACCCTGCTGCCCCTCAACAGCCATCATGGTTATTAGTTGGTCCTGCTGCCCCTCTCGATAGCCATCATGGTTATTAGTTGACCCTGCTGCCCCTCTACAGCCATCATGGTTATTAATCTGCCCTGCTGCCCCTCTATATCCATCATGGTTATTAGTTGACCCTGCTGCCCCTCTATAGCCATCATGGTTATTAGTTGGCCCTGCTGTCCCTCTTCAGCCATCATGGTTATTAGTTGACCCTGCTGCCCCTCTACAGCCATCATGGTTATTAGTTGACCCTGCTGCCCTCTATAGCCATCATGGTTATTAGTTGACCCTGCTGCCCCTCTACCGCCATCATATTATTAGTTGACCCTGCTGCCCTCTATAGCCATCATGGTTATTAGTTGACACTGCTGCCCCTCTATAGCCATCATGGTTATTAGTTGGCCCTGCTGCTCCTCTACAGGTGTCATGGTTATTAATTTACCCTGCTGCCCCTCTACAGCCATCATGGTTATTAGTTGACCCTGCTGCCCCTCTACAGCCATCATGGTTATTAGTTGACCCTGCTGCCCCTCTACAGCCATCATGGTTATTAGTTGGCCCTGCTGCCCCTCTTCAGCCATCATGGTTATTAGTTGACCCTGCTGCCCCTCTACAGTCATCATGGTTATTAGTTGACCCTGCAGCCCCTCGACAGCCATCATGGTTATTATTCTCTCCTGCGGCCCTTCTACAGCCATCATGGTTATTAATCTGCCCTGCTGCCCCTCTATAGACATTATGGTTATTAGTTGACCCTGCTGCCCCTCTACAGGCGTCATGGTTATTAATTGGCCTTGCTGCCCCTCTGTATACATCATGGTTATTAGTTGACCCTGCTGCCCTTCTACAGCCATCATGGTTATTAGTTGACCCTGCTGCCCCTCTACAGCCATCATGGTTATTAGTTGACTCTGCTGCCCATCTATAGCCATCATGGTTATTAGTTGACCCTGCTGCCCCTCTACAGCCATCATGGCTAGTCATTGACCCTGCTGCCCCTCTATAGCCATCATGGTTATTAATTGGCCTTGCTGCCCCTCTGTATACAACATGGTTATTAGTTGACCCTGCTGCCCTTCTACAGCCATCATGTTTATTAGTTGACTCTGCTGCCCCTCTACAGACATCATGGTTATTAGTTGACCCTGCTGCCCCTCTCGTCGGCCATCATAGTTATTAGTTGgccctgctgcctctctacaGCCATCATGGTTATTATTCTCTCCTGCTGCccttctaatataataataatagtatatgccatttagcaaacgcttttatccaaagcgacttacagtcatgtgtgcatacattctacgtatgggtggtcccggggatcgaacccactaccctggcgttacaagcgccatgctctaccaactgagctacagaaggaccatctgCTGCCCCTCTACAGGCGTCATGGTTATTAATTGGCCTTGCTGCCCCTCTGTATACATCATGGTTATTAGTTGGTTATTAGTTGACCCTGCTGCCCTTCTACAGCCATCATGGTTATTAGTTGACCCTGCTGCCCCTCTACAGCCATCATGGTTATTAGTTGACCCTGCTGCCCATCTATAGCCATCATGGTTATTAGTTGACCCTGCTGCCCCTCTACAGCCATCATGGTTATTAATCTGCCCTGCTGCCCCTCTGTATCCATCATAGTTATAAGTTGACCCTGCTGCCCTTCTACAGCCATCATGGCCAGTAGTTGACCCTGCTGCCCCTCTACAGCCATCATGGCCAGTAGTTGACCCTGCTGTCCTTCTACAGCCATCATGGTTATTAGTTGACCCTGCTGCCCCTCAACAGCCATCATGGTTATTAGTTGGCCCTGCTGCCCCTCTCGACAGCCATCATGGTTATTTGTTGACCCTGCTGCCCCTCTACAGCCATCATGGTTATTCATCTGCCTTGCTGCCCCTCTATATCCATCATGGTTATTAGTTGACCCTGCTGCCCCTCTATAACCATCATGGTTATTAGTTGACCCTGCTGCCCCTCTACAGCCATCATGGTTATTAATCTGCCCTGCTGCCCCTCTATATCCATCATGGTTATTAGTTGACCCTGCTGCCCTTCGACAGCCATCATAGCTATTAGTTGACCCTGCTGCCCTTCTACAGCCATCATGGTTATTAGTTGACCCTGCTGCCCCTCTACAGTCATCATGGTTATTAGTTGCCCGGGTAACTGCTTATGTAAAAAGGACTTTATATAatgaatttgattgattgatcgatgtcagggagacacacacactatctcaGTCTCTAATAGAGGGTCTATGAGGTATTGAGGCCCCTCAGGGACAGTGTCAACAGAGTGCTGTGCTGAATGTTCTTCTGTCAACAGAACCACCTCAATCTGCATGTGTTCCATGTGTTCACTACATGTCTATTATAACTCAGGAATCTACAATCAAGGTTGTGGTCCTAATCAAGTTTATGATGACATGaaagtgctccctccctccctccctcccactatcTGTCTTCctcccactgtctgtctgtctgtctgtctgtctgtctgtctgtctgtctgtctgtctgtctgtctgtctgtctgtctgtctgtctgtctgtctgtctgtctgtctgtctgtctgtctgtctgtctgtctgtctgtctgtctgtctgtctgtctgtctgtctgtctgtctgtctgtctgtttctctctctctctctctctctctctctctctctctctctctctctctctctctctctctctctctctctctctctctctctctctctctctctctctctctctctctctctctctctctctctctctctctctctctctctctctctctctctctctctctctctctctctctctctcttgtttttgttgttttctgtctgtctgtctgtctgtctgtctgtctgtctgtctgtctgtctgtctgtctgtctgtctgtctgtctgtctgtctgtctgtctgtctgtctgtctgtctgtctgtctgtctgtctgtctgtctgtctgtctgtctgtctgtctgtctgtctgtctgtctgtctgtctgtctgtctgtctgtctgtctgtctgtctgtctgtctgtctgtctgtctgtctgtctgtcgtcccCTAGATACTTGCTAAGACTTAGTTTATGAAGTATTGGTGCAGGGTGTTCGGTTAAGCGTGGATGTTGGGGTCAGTGGAGCTATAATAGGTTTGCATTGGGGTAATTAGGTTAGGGTGTGTGTGCAGTAGTGTGGGGTTAAGACTTCTGTACTGCAACAATGGTTGTTTGAGGATTACCAGGGGCTTGAGCTGAGTAATTACCAATGTGTTCAGAACAATAGTGTGAAAGCCAGGGGGGATAAGCTACAGCCTCGGGCTCCTGCAGAGTGACCAAGGATGCTTCGCTTCACCGTTGTTGCTCATGCAAAATGTAGTGACTCTGAATATCAGCATTTTCAGTCAATTTAGCATATGTCGACAAGAgggtaaatgtatttggcatagTAATTCTGTTAGCTTTGACATTTACCTTGATTGATCCCCAATAAAGACAAAATCATTACAAAATAATGAGTTTGCAAGGCTGGTAAAGTCTAAATTACAATCCAATTTGGTTTAGGGCAACTGCATGATTAACAATATAATACGAAGAGACAAGGTAACATTGTCTCTGTCTACACACCTGCATTATTCAACACCACAGGAGACTACTATGGACATGATCTTCACATCTCTCTCAAGGTTAAATGACAGAGGACAGAACTAtctctatccctatccctctTAGGATAAAAGGTGtgatctagaacctaaaagggtatCCTGTGGGGAcaaccaaagaacccttttggaaccccttttttctaagagtatagTAGAGTTTACTCAGTAATATAAACATGGGATTCCACACTTAGTGTCAAAAGGTTGCTTTTAAGAAAAAAACCTTTTCACTTTCTATTAAATACTAAGGAAGCCATCCCGAGCAACAGACCTTTGACCAGATAAGACTCAATCACTGGACAGTCACATAGGGCCTTAGAGCCTATGACTCATTTAGTACATAGTCTGGATACCAGGTTATGATGAGGCACCCCATAAACCACCCTCCACACAGGCCCTTCCCCAGagcagaggaccagaggaccagagggcCAGACAGGCAGACATTACCCAGAAGCAGCAGCTTGACTGTCCTGGCGTCCTTCTCTGCGTCCTCCTTGAGTTTCTTCTCAAGTTCTTTGGAGTGCTTGTCCTCTGCGCTCGCTCCGGCCCCCATGCTCACACCCCGGCTTCAGCTCAAAACCAAATAAAAGGGGAAACCCGTCC
Proteins encoded in this window:
- the LOC124003664 gene encoding guanine nucleotide-binding protein G(t) subunit alpha-1, producing the protein MGAGASAEDKHSKELEKKLKEDAEKDARTVKLLLLGAGESGKSTIVKQMKIIHQDGYSLEESMEFVTIIYSNTLQSIMAIVKGMTQLNIGYGDSAQQDDSRKLMHLADTIEEGSMPKELSDIIIRLWKDTGIQACYDRASEYQLNDSAGYYLNDLERLVQPGYIPTEQDMLRSRVKTTGIIETQFGLKDLNFRMFDVGGQRSERKKWIHCFEGVTCIIFIAALSAYDMVLVEDDEVNRMHESLHLFNSICNHRYFIATSIVLFLNKKDVFTEKIKKAHLSMCFPDYDGPNTYEDAGNYIKLQFLDLNLRRDIKEVYSHMTCATDTENVKFVFDAVTDIIIKENLKSCGLF